The window AGCGAGTATTATGTACGCCGCTACGACGCCTACTGCTTCAGCATCTTCCAGtcgttatgctggaaaccttccaaagtgtggaaagtgcaactttcaccacactggAGTGTGCCGACAAATGCAGTATCTGAACTGCCAcaaaagggacacacagtccgttactacagggcaccggctcaaccgatctcccaagtcctcggaACTGAAGtaaaccaagcctgctatggctgtggtgagactggacaccgttagagggactgcccgataattaggaactcaggcgcggatggacgtattctaatgatcaccgcaggagaatctaccTCGGAGTCGTCGTCGAGGAGTGGTACAttttcaaaatagtaattacttttaaaattaatttatattcatataagattaataattggggatgacacttaaaagtaactataacgAACTCACATGTTTAATTAGGTCGTAATATTtagagaactaaaagatccctTAGATAAGCTATTATGAAtcaccatatacatcagggttgtgtgCAATTGAGATGttgcagacctagagtgagtgactctgcttaggtcccctttccttaattgattgaggatttgaggcagagatgctcagtcgactgcctgaatcatcttaagtattcacaacttctatatgacgggcgatggtagtggtaccatGGGGGATCATAGTATAAAAGTATTCTTTCAGTTagtaaagcacttttatttgtatgtatgcgcacatagcggtacgatacataggagtgttaatttcaaaatagaaaacaggaaACTCGAGATCAAttacaaggagtacattgttAAACATACTAGGAGTACAATACTAAGcataccagggatacatcgtcattcatcagacgtttctttcatttgaccaaaactttgttcgGTATAGAGTCCGTTGTTTTCCTTTCGTCATGAGTTAGCGTGGTCCGCACCATaccgagttcatatgtttctatcgcctcgatcggCAAGTTCTCAAAAGTTTCGTCATTCGAATAAAAAGTCCGACCTAAACCTAAACTTTATCTTTCACATTCCAAACCCCGAAGAactcgtgcgaagagtactttaTTCTACGGAGTATTATCGTCAGATATCTGCAGACCGTCACGacataccactcgtccagcagaccaagttctagcacagaggctaaggacgaatacagcccgcctattattatttagtgtatacgcaagggtggtatatgagtatgattacgtagatctagtatgtgtgtttccgccctatctcctgttctcCGTTGAGTTGTGGACCTAGAACGGAATCGCACATCCGACAATCCTACTAATCCTAATTTTATACGGCTTGTATACActaggtaatgatagatggaccaagtatgaatcctatcaagaacTCTAGGGCaagttgccaggtctacgagtgagtattccGCAAATCAGAGGAGCGCAAGCCCAGTAGTAATGCTaagagagctaatttcgggatgaaattcattctaacggggggatgatgtgacaaccccaaaattTCCACTTCAATAGAAACCAAGTATGTTGCTGCTAACTTTCAtacttttgggataagtttgagcaattcaggatttacacttaaggaaatatcaggagagaggttggacttgggttttgtgcaactccgttattccaaaactctatgatattagagttcattccaggaataaaatattttctgccaaaaatcccaagactatatatagaattctaaaccaaattattcattagttacatttccaactagagaaaagccaaattctctctcaaggatcttggGACTTTtgttccggaaagtgagtacttctatctagtgttgttttaaagctttatatatgcttaatacactagaaatcataggaaaacaccaagatctgtgagtttaccgcccaagaacaccttggggagtaaactccatttcaagggccaaagtgtgcccaatgacccctagaccttggaaaccaaacatgggacaaaccttgacatgtttaggcatcaaaagcaattaaaaacaaggaccaaaagtgagttcacggccaaggaagttcttgggccgtgaactccattttaaggtgccaaaatgccctaaatgccttccatagcccaagagacaagcatagaactttacctagatgtgtttaggacccaaaacaaccaaaatatcatctcccataagtgtttacggccgcaagctcCAGCCaaaatggtctttgggccgtaaactcaaaatagaggtgttttgatgccacaaacacttccaagggcttaggcatgaatttagaatgcgtctttatgacctttaggaccctcataagaatatttggccatgagtttacggttgaaaACTCATTTGgtccgtaaacaccccaaaagtgccaaaagatgtggtctttctcatcctaggttAAAGCTAATGTCACTAAATCACCCCCTAGACTTCAAACTTGCactaacccatgagtaaccatgagtttacggtcgtaaactcccttgggccgtgaactcatggtactAAACTCATTTAAGTGCCTTTATACCCTCCtaggttgaatcacatgtgattccaacacttggttaaggtgtttcctagtctcggaaggtgtttcctagtcccggaaggtgtttcctttcatatagttgtttataaacactatattcatgtcattatatgtccttaaatatcatttaggacttattttgtctcggaacttcattcgtggaacttctcatccgtacgcacatacccgtttgaatcacccacatcaggtgagttcataccccgtaatgaatcttttaactattttaattgtttcaagggggggggggaatacaagttgaacacaatgataattgtgtaattatttgttgttaaacattctttcaaaatgttacttatgttatttataagttgttaaaacatttcaaaactcttctaaaggttatgttactttatagttatacaaaactccatttttttaaagtataagcataactttgtagGTAAATGAGTCTTTTAAGTATCGGTCCAattagaacattagtaaactattataggtatagtttaggagaatgctattcattacttctagtacaatgaagcatacCCAGAACAGAACAAAACAGAAcaaaacagaacagaacagaacagaacaaacagtaaagagaatcaaacaataccagaacagaacataacaaacaagtaaatttgctatagcatgacaacacgcagacaggatctaactttaatgtgaattacacggcttgcatggatttgctcgggTCACGTTTGTttccctcaatctccatacatgagagcAGGTTAGtagggttctagctttcacattatgatcgtaataaaacacacatatgtttttaggttgatagtacctccgtatgtcattataaatgacatcagggtactcatttctcccattactttcataaagtgtcggtaacacttgagggttgatctattctctaatcgagaaaggttataaactagggagaatgtactttacagttgacaaaggaacaatagagtcttggtaaaagactgctttcaaaacagtagagtcttggtagaagagtgctttcaaaacagtagggtcttggtagaagactgttttcaaaacaatcgagtcttggtagaaggctacttttaaaagttaggaccatgatgctaaccttatgattccgtaatgtatacactataggatacatatatgttaagtagatgccgacaactaataggatgtgtgttcttcgctgtacgtcttgttcccgttggatgtaggcttacaccgaggtcacccaatctattatctacctgaATCTATATacatttatgcttagtatacattaagtcatcataagggtaccaggtatggatcaggtcataggacacagagtcaacgcacagtttttctagtacaaaacttttgtttcaaagtcagtacttttggataTACAAAACTTGTGATTTCCCAGTTacgggcttaatccattttattaagccagtacagttttaaagactttaagtgagttaactctataataccttagtttatacaccatgtttatatataagactaatatccgacagctaataggatgtgtgttcttcgctgtacgtcatgttcccgttggatgtgggtttacatcgaggtcacccaatctattatctacccaataccaaattatatatagcagtataaacaaagctattataaaagtaatcaccatagtcaatattttattataagaaatataggttttcttaaaaggaactctccattagacataaaggaaccattacaaataactccatgagtaacaagtgaataccccaaggttatatatgacaacgatctaataaccaatggaatatgtgctatccgccttacttactgtaccccgtcgggttgtaggttgagggcagatgcacgtaatcgattgtttgtttactccaagtatatataacttgtacccacttattacgcatagaaaggcttgtaatgtcattttactcaactcccattttaagtaggaaatatatgattttctagaggaacagacaaactttacaaaaaaaacaccttacagcttacagtactttacatatacattttaaaccacatttttacagcttactcacatcactaaaatcttatgaactcaccagcttaattgctgatcaactctttcaaataacttgtattctcaggagactattagacaggtgctcgtgctgggacttcagaagatggagcattatagcttcaagtcttgttttgttatttgtttatgactcctatgttttgtgaacacatacattgtaaacactttctttctaaatgaaatggttgttcattacttgcttaccatatacatatctcgtgatacttgaaatgatgtcctccacccccgaacatttccgccatttcggttttagggtgtgacagttcggtagatgatgatgagttcggtggggTGCAGGTATGGTCGATTGACtcggaagatgatgaagtgagaaagccctctcatggaaaggcttatgtagtGAAGAGTGGTGAAGCTagtggaagatgtctgatggtgacagatgtatctcagatgaggggatacaacactgatggtggaaacgaagaagctaaagagcgagaggacttgtgctttacagcaaaacctctcagtgtacAGATCAGTGAGctagatgaattgatcaagaaggtacaatctatttttgattcatttaaaattccacaaaaatcatatgaaaaagaattaaataacttgaatacAAGAATTtcgaatctagatagttgtttaactcaaacacgggtcatgaattctaatctaactgaccaaataagcagggtgtcatccaagagtgaggagcgaaggatatgAATAGAGAAGAAAGAGTTGGAGTtggttaagtctagggatgagaacatttatttgcaaagagacaatctcaaaTTATTAAAAGAGAGGAATgtattttgtttaattgctaaaaggctttatgctaacattactcagctgcatttaaactatgaaataggacagaagatacatcgcatgattttacccttccttgagtttaaggaggatgaaatcgatgccgaagcataaaACTGTGAAtgtgttgtatcttctgacgatgtcaatcctacttatatgtatggtctagacaaaattgaatcttttattaagtccaaagaccataaggacatgtttaaaaatattttggatgaaaatgataagttgaaactcagggccgaaaccatacaaaaatttgactcattgagtaccaaattgagtttagaaaataaaattaatgttgaaaatgcatctgaacttaatgaggacgatgacatgagtgaaatttatgtagaggatgttgttgactgttccgagttcattaggagcgaacctgaaaaccacaaaatctgatttctgaaaattctgtggaattcgctcgtttgtccaaatctaagtccccaatccttaaagaaaaggctgttgtgtttCAAAAGCTCAGAACAactcccaatcaggtttataaggttacgggagtaaccgaacatcagacagctaaACTCACTGCCATGGTGAATGAAGATAAtacagatggttgtgatgagtttttctagtctgcaccgatagacaacgcagatgaaacagttggtttgtcggagcgaacatcatggaaggccaaaggaagatatgtgccCGAACCTTTGAATAAGCCTACCAATTTTGACGTACCAAGTTCTAGTGGCACAAAATAGATTACAGTGGAACAAGTCACCTCAACtagcgaaacctcttccatgaaAAGTGAACCTGTTCCTAAGAAGCCGATACAAAACGCaaatatccacagacaaccgaaacaggtgaaaaatcaaaagcagcagacaaacttgagatacaagaaaaatctctcagagcggaagtagttttggcgctctcaaaatcctcactACATTCTCTTTGACAAACATTCTAagtcaaaaggagaagaaaacagGAGTAAAAGGAACTTCGAATCACCGATTCAAAAGAACCAGaggaagactttcgggccacaggaagaacaaaaccgaaaggataggtttggtcccgaaagcaacaacaaccgaaaggataggttcggtcccgaaaagataggttcggtcccgaaaacACCAAACAACAACAGGCAAAGACCTAATTTCAACCCGTCAAGCTTTTACAATAAAAGACCCAGTTTCGGACCACCAACCTACAACACCCGAAAATCAAGCATCGGTTCATCATCAATAACCTCATCAatgtgtctcaactggtgggaggaaccggtctcaaagtctcgttcgatgacaaaggttcagaaattataaagaagaaatccaacaaagtcattctcaaatcagatcgaaaaatgtgaaatgtttcctctgaatctcagaccaatcaaagggaatccaacaATATGTCCTTTATCCAAAGCTCACTCAgaagaaagttggttgtggcaccgaaggctttcacatctcaacttcaaagacatcaacaagcttgtcaccggcggtcatgttcggggtcttccattgctcaagttcgatcgtgaacacttgtgcgctacatgcgaaatggggaaacaaattCGCCAAAGTCACCCTACGATCATAAAAatgaaagttgttgaaccacttaaGTTGCTTCACATCGAATTATgcggtccatcatcaatcgagagcattggcggtaacaagtatatccttgttattgttgatgacttctcacgttttacttgcgtattctttctaaagcacaaatctgaggcgactcccaaactaaaaatctttatcaagcaggtcgaagtgcaactgaggaaagtcgttcaaaacattaggagcgacaatggactggaattcaagaacaaagatttcgaagacttcttggcagaaaaagggaccagtcacaacttctcagccccttatacacctcaacagaatggaattgttaaaaggcgaaaccgatccttgtgtgaggcggcacgaaccatgctaagttttgcttcccttcctttatatttctgggctgatgccattgctgcagcatgttttactcagaacagttcttatctcaacaagcgtttctctctcccTTCTTATGAGataatcaacaacaggaagccgaatgtcaaattcttccacgtgttcggttccaggtgcttcatcttcaactccaaagaacatcgcaacaagtttgatgtcaaagctgatgaaggtaTTTTTCTGGGAtgttctcttacttcaaaggcttacagggttttgaataagcattctaaaagaattgaagaaacctattatgtgacgttcgatgacagatatgtcaagaagttgaagtccACTGAAGAAGCAataggagagattttctctcaaccAGGTCAAGTCACAACCCCTATTGCCAATCActttgaccagttcatggatctatttgatgaacctgagaaagcaaCTCACTCTGAAGCCACGAAAGCAGACAACAAGATTGATCACCTTAAGAAGatcgtcgaagatgcagccaaacgaaTGGGAGCAGAAGAACCAGTTCGAAAAGAACCTCCCCAGAGCGGTACTTCGGTCGCGGGGGAGAATCTATCCTCTTCAAATGAGCATGACTCACAtattcagggggagaatccaattttTGACGCACCCAAAAGCCCCTCTGCACCCAAAAGTCCTGTTGCACCCGAAAGCCCCTCTGCAACCGAAAGTCCTGTTGCACCCGAAAGCCCCtatgcacccgaaagtccagtaaCAACCGAAAGTCTGGATCAACCCGCAAGCCCTGTTGAAGAAAGATTTATTGGCtcatcatctatcgagggggagaattctgatatgCTCTATGACGATGACATTCAATCAGAtttggaagaaatggtaaatgctgaattgaatccatcctatgatccaaactttcctcctctcaccaaatggaccatagatcatcctgtatctcaaatagtgggtgacACATCATAGAAAGTTCTAACTCGTTCACAACTGAAGGCGAAACAAACTgctttattctccaaagtagagttctgcatgtttaattctttcgtgtCCAAATTTGACCCGAAAACCGTCAATATTGCCcttgatcattcagattgggtccaggcaatgcaagatgaactcaatgagtttgaaagaaataaggtttggcgtctcattccaacaccaaaagatgcctcagtcgtcgGTCTCAAGTGGgtgttcaggaacaaaatggacaaggaggggaaTGTTATTCGgaataaggctcggctagtggtgaaaggttactgccaggaagaaggaatcaattacgaagagacattcgcttcggtagcaaggctggaatccgttcaaatatttctcgcctatgttgcacacaagaatttcgaggtctaccagatggatgtgaagtgcgcttttctgaatggggaacttgaagaaactgtgtacgtggagcaacctcctggcttcgtgaatgaaaagcatccagatcactgctacatcttggataaagttgtttatggtctaaaacaaacgccctagggcatggtatgaaacactaactaaatttttaaagatgtctaaattcaaacaaggttcggttgactcaaccttctttcgtaaaaaggaaggtaaccaccttatgatagttcagatctatgtcgatgatatcatttttggctcaacgaatcctagcctaatagctgaattcagaaagttgatggagacaaaatttgaaatgagctcaatgggtccgattaactttttacttggtttaaatattagacagggacccgaaggcatctttataaaccaggaagcatataccaagatgcttcttgctaaatttggcatgatgggagattcaaaggtcaaagtccctatggcatttggtaccaaactcacaccatctttggaaaaaccgggagttgacataacgctatatcgccaaatgattggttccctgatgtacctcacagctagcaggcctgatataatgttttcagttTGCTATTGTGCCTGGTTTCAAGCAAATCCGCGTGAACCACaaatgctggcagtgaagaatatactccggtatttgaagcgaaccacctctcttggtctctggtatccctcaaactcaggtttctttgttcaagcctactcagatgcagaccttggaggatgtggtcttgatcggaaaagcactacaggaggctgtcagttcctcgacaggaagttggtcagctggcaatctaagaaacaaacgtgtgtttctctatctacagccgaagcatagtacattgcagctgcctcgtacacatctcaagtgatttggatccaaagccaactccgggactatggactcaatattaaaaagatccctctatattgcgactctgaaagtgcaataaggatctgtcataacccggtgcaacactccaaaaccaaacatattgcattgtggtatcactttattaaggatcatgtggaagacggaaatgtagaaattcactttgttcgaaccactgatcaactggctgacatcttcaccaaagcccttcctgaagcaagttttaataaaattctgcaaggcctaggtatgatggaatcggagtcagtaccaaaaatacaTTCTCAGAACTAaatgttggaagcgaaatgaaccgaacgctcggtctatttcgggctcggttcacatgggaaccgaaatgaaccaaacgctcggtctatttcgagtTCGGTCCCATTGCTTTTTTTTTCGCTTATCTAAACAATGTGATATTTTTGGTTGTACACATTTGTAAAATTGTTTTtccaaaaattccaaaaacatttatttttgaaccgagcgttcggtctatttcgggtttgttttgtttttctttttacaaaaatatcaaaaaaaattcttttttttgtctcttcttttgtttatattaatagTTTACACATtatcgatggggcaggtatcattctcacacttttccatagctaagtgtccctagaagcatgttgctgcatgtcgtccaaagcctcaactgattctgaataaagccttactgacttggtatatacaaaccatgtcttcccaattaggctgatacatttattctaatcatgagctaccttactcttttctcatatgagttaagagttttctgcttggtcactatttttatagcagaggtactttggtttctttataccacctccaatatttttctccatcttattcgcttcatacaagtaacccttgagactctcagaaattaccactgaagtttatggttacacaatctctgtgttagtgatcttagcttcgtgtcactacatgctaagtgaaacccacaattcaatacctattatgcattgacggtgaacaattaaatttgctctagctttcacttatgaattaacgaattcacccaagtggttttaccatgaaatctctaatttatctttgtgtgattcttatgaaattgttacataccataacatttcttcccttagaattCAATTTTTATTTCTCTTGAGATTTCACACCAAGTATTTCCAACATGTCACTTAAATATTGTCCaagcctacttgttcaacagaccacattggtctcacaagtacttcattcggttTCTCTCTTCTGTCAAGATTGGGAACTCTGAACTGAAGTGACAGCCACCCTTATCAGCCtttttaaaagatgcctttcaacacttcttacaagtgattgatcgtaattcaacgggaaaccacagtAACaatttaaagtctctcttgactttgaaggaagagattcgtgcccgggatccactgtttcgtgtctttattgacatcacaaattcccacatatgtgttgctttatttctttatctttgacactctatgaacgaaaatcttttttattttccaaaaaatcTGGTATCGTTcattataagctatttttatggCTCCGGTTTTAATGAAATATTCTCAACAGGATGTTATGGCTAATACTACACGTGTTTACTTTTATCTATGAAGACAGCTCATTTTAAaaggataagttgctgactcagccgaaagtctaAATGTTTTGGCATTCAAAACGGCGCTTAATGGGAAGGCGTGCAAAACGGAAgagtttttctctctcatgcgtaatcatagaGGTTGCTAATCTGTCGCGCATCAATCAACTCAGGAAACGCTTCgattttcaagaagatttgggggcggattcttctctctccCCTAACCCACGGTATAAAGGGTAAACCCTAAAGTCTTTTAcgtctttactgcacccaaaattcagagagcaagaaacaattattttctcccactgttcatcttcttctccaaaacaCTCTTCCATGGCGGATTCTTCTTCTGTTCACGCCACCTCCCACATTTTGCCTATCCGACCTTAGCAAagcctgatcattgatctcactcccCATGTCTACGACGCATTCATGTTCCCGATTGTGGAGTGTCTCAAACACTCTCCACTTGTTCCAGCACTAACCAAGGTTGAACTCGTTCCAATGGAGTGTTTATCGCAGATATTCTCAGCTGCCCATTATGACAAGTTTGTCGATCGgattttcttcgacattcttgacaCCAAAACCTCCATCTTCAAACAGCGATTATGTTCGCTTCTAGGGTTCGAACCAGATGAGTCAAGGGTTAACCCTGAGTCTATTCCTGTGGGAcagttgttttccatgttttacaatatgggatACACTAAGCTTCTTACTACagtcaccaagttcaagaaatcctgtctgcgtccacagtggaatggcttcttcacgGTGATGTTCAAGGGTTTGTCAGAAAGAAGTGCAGGTTCTGACGGGGCTAGCCGTCTGTTTATGTCGATTATCTACGGGTTATATCATGGCCTTAATCTCGACTATGGCTCTGTGTTATGGCAACAGTTGATCCAAAGTCTTGCCTCGACTTCTCGCCATTCAGAGATTTCTTATGCCAGATTCTGGACACTA of the Lactuca sativa cultivar Salinas chromosome 6, Lsat_Salinas_v11, whole genome shotgun sequence genome contains:
- the LOC128126841 gene encoding uncharacterized protein LOC128126841, whose product is MDLFDEPEKATHSEATKADNKIDHLKKIVEDAAKRMGAEEPVRKEPPQSGTSVAGENLSSSNEHDSHIQGENPIFDAPKSPSAPKSPVAPESPSATESPVAPESPYAPESPVTTESLDQPASPVEERFIGSSSIEGENSDMLYDDDIQSDLEEMAIVEERLTKLQEDLASENSVMDALARKTTALKVKSLQLFQSKKEVASLRSEQAVISTCVSDVHAALSDIIEAHDPILNYSVRHTLAEKLAPALDLLSKIEGLPEFVAHPK